The Fimbriimonas ginsengisoli Gsoil 348 genome window below encodes:
- the gmd gene encoding GDP-mannose 4,6-dehydratase — MIANKKALVTGITGQDGSYLAELLLAKGYEVHGIVRRTSTFTTGRIDHIYADPHSNTRLHLHYGDLSDGTNLRKLVARVEPDEVYNLGAQSHVRVSFDQPEYSADVVGTGVLRLLEAVRDYQDDSGRTVRMYQAGSSEMYGAAPAPQSEATPFYPRSPYAVSKVAGHWFGINYRESYGMFVCNGILFNHESPRRGETFVTRKITRALTRIKLGLQDKLFLGNLESKRDWGFAGDYVRAMWLMLQQDQPDDYVVSTGESYRVSEFLDKVAAELDLDWKTVVEFDPRYLRPAEVDHLEGDSSKARRILGWKPEVSFDGLVRMMVEHDMELAKQERVLAEAGFSKAGGRSA, encoded by the coding sequence ATGATTGCGAACAAAAAGGCCCTGGTCACGGGCATCACGGGCCAAGACGGCTCCTATCTTGCGGAACTGCTTCTTGCCAAGGGGTACGAGGTGCACGGCATCGTCCGTCGCACCAGCACCTTCACCACGGGCCGAATCGATCACATTTACGCGGATCCGCACTCGAACACGCGGCTGCACCTTCACTACGGAGATCTCTCGGACGGAACGAACCTCCGGAAACTCGTTGCCCGCGTAGAGCCGGACGAGGTGTATAACCTCGGCGCCCAGTCGCACGTACGGGTCTCGTTCGATCAACCCGAGTACAGTGCCGACGTCGTAGGAACCGGCGTGCTCCGTCTTCTCGAAGCGGTTCGCGACTACCAGGACGATAGCGGTCGTACGGTCCGGATGTATCAGGCCGGATCGAGCGAGATGTACGGGGCGGCTCCCGCCCCGCAGAGCGAAGCAACCCCGTTTTATCCCCGCAGCCCGTACGCAGTCAGCAAGGTCGCCGGGCATTGGTTTGGGATCAACTATCGCGAAAGCTACGGGATGTTCGTCTGCAACGGCATCTTGTTCAACCACGAATCCCCTCGCCGCGGCGAGACGTTCGTGACGCGAAAGATCACCCGGGCGCTCACTCGAATCAAACTTGGCCTTCAGGACAAGCTTTTCTTGGGGAATCTGGAATCGAAGCGCGACTGGGGTTTCGCCGGAGACTACGTGAGGGCGATGTGGCTAATGCTGCAACAGGACCAGCCGGACGACTACGTCGTCTCGACCGGCGAGTCGTATCGGGTCAGCGAGTTCCTGGATAAAGTCGCCGCCGAGCTCGACCTGGATTGGAAGACGGTCGTGGAATTCGACCCGCGGTACTTGCGGCCGGCCGAGGTCGATCACCTCGAAGGGGACAGCAGTAAGGCGCGGCGAATACTTGGCTGGAAACCGGAAGTCTCGTTCGATGGCCTGGTGCGGATGATGGTGGAACACGACATGGAACTGGCCAAGCAGGAGCGCGTCCTGGCCGAAGCAGGGTTCAGCAAGGCAGGCGGTCGAAGTGCCTGA
- the fcl gene encoding GDP-L-fucose synthase, whose translation MRRDARIYVAGHRGLVGSAIVRRLQNDGYENLIVRTHKELDLTDREAVESFFTEEKPEYVILAAAKVGGIHANNAYPADFIFQNLAIQGNVIDAAYRHKTEKLLFLGSSCIYPKLAPQPMREDVLLTGPLEPTNQAYAIAKIAGLEMCRSYYRQYGFRSVSLMPTNLYGPYDNFDLENSHVLPAMMRKFHDAKERGDKQVTLWGSGTPRREFLHADDLASAAVFLMNNHEDPDLVNVGVGEDVTIRELAETVRSAVGWNGEIVWDSSKPDGTPRKLMDVSKIHSLGWRHSIEFEDGVRDTYEWFKNNMAGTLR comes from the coding sequence ATGCGTCGAGACGCCCGGATTTACGTTGCGGGCCATCGCGGTCTGGTTGGCTCGGCGATTGTCCGGCGCCTGCAAAACGACGGCTACGAGAACCTGATCGTCCGAACTCACAAGGAGCTGGACCTGACGGACAGGGAAGCGGTGGAGTCATTCTTCACCGAGGAAAAGCCGGAGTACGTCATTTTGGCGGCGGCAAAGGTGGGGGGGATTCACGCGAACAACGCCTATCCCGCCGACTTCATCTTCCAAAACCTGGCGATCCAGGGGAACGTGATCGACGCGGCGTACCGACACAAGACCGAGAAGCTGCTCTTCCTCGGGAGCTCCTGTATCTATCCCAAACTGGCGCCCCAGCCGATGCGCGAAGACGTTCTGCTTACGGGACCGCTCGAACCGACGAACCAGGCGTATGCGATCGCCAAGATCGCGGGGCTCGAGATGTGCCGCTCTTACTATAGACAGTACGGTTTCCGGTCGGTGAGCCTGATGCCTACCAACCTTTACGGCCCGTACGACAATTTCGATCTTGAGAACAGCCACGTGCTGCCGGCGATGATGCGCAAGTTTCACGACGCCAAGGAGCGGGGCGACAAGCAGGTTACGCTTTGGGGAAGCGGAACTCCGAGGCGGGAATTCCTCCATGCGGACGACCTTGCTTCGGCGGCGGTTTTCCTGATGAACAATCACGAGGACCCAGACTTGGTAAACGTCGGCGTCGGAGAAGACGTGACGATCCGCGAGCTCGCGGAGACCGTGCGAAGCGCGGTGGGTTGGAACGGGGAGATCGTCTGGGACTCGTCCAAGCCCGACGGCACCCCCCGCAAGCTTATGGACGTGAGCAAGATCCACTCGCTGGGGTGGAGGCATTCCATCGAATTCGA